GGTCTACCGGATTCACGCGTATTTCAGCAGCGCCGGCGGTGTGGAGGTGGGCGCCCCCGTGCGTGTGGCCGGCCTGCAGGTGGGCCAGATAGAAGATATCGTGATGCTCGAGGGGCAGGAACGTGAGGAAGGCATGAATATTATTATGATTAGCCGCCTCAAGAAGGGCGTCCGCATCCCCCGCAACTCCAAAGCCTATGTGAACACACTCGGACTCTTGGGTGAAAAGTATCTGGAGATCTATCCGGGGCTGGGTGAGGACTATCTTCAAGACAGCGACATTCTCAAGGGCGTGAACCCGGTGCCCATGGAGCGTATGGCAGAGGCAGGGTACAAGGCCGTCGGGGAGTTCCAGGAGCTTGTGCGTTCCCTAAATGATGTCGTGGGGGATCCTGAGGTCAAGATGCAGATCAAGGGCATTATTGCCAATGGCGAGGAGTTGACCGAGAACTTGAACGATGCGGTGGTCAATTTTAACGAGATCCTGTTGAAAGTGAACCGGGGGGAAGGATCAATAGGCAAGCTGTTTTTGGATGACGAACTTCATAAGGAGGTGGTTGATTTTGTGAAAGATCTGAAAGCGCATCCATGGAAATTACTGCGAAAGGACGTTTCTGACAAGTCTCCGGACAATAAGAAAGACAAGTATCCATCTTCTAATTTCAATACCCGGTAGGAGACATCCATGACTGTATTCATTCTGAGGTTATTTTTTGTGGTGCTTTCGGCTTTTGTCGGCGCGCAGCTGACAGAGGTTTTTGACGGCCCTAGTGACTGGGTCCTAAAGTCAATCGGGGCGGGAATTGCCGTGGGTGTTGCGGTAGTCGCCATTATTATTGAGTACTCTTCCAAGAACATTTCAGTCCGGGGGCTTTCGGCCGCTGTGTTCGGGCTTTTGTTCGGTTTGATTATGGCCAAGCTGGTCACGGATGCTTTTTATTTGGTGCCGCTGAACGACCGCTTTTCAGCCATTCTCAATATTAGCGTACTGCTCATCTTCTGTTATTTTGGTATGGTTGTGGCTGTGCGGGGGCGGGACGAGTTCAAAGTGGTTATCCCCTATGTGCGGTTCGAACAGCAGAATCAAGTGGGCCAACTGATTGTGCTGGACACGAGCGTAATAATCGACGGCCGGGTCCTGGATATTGCCCAGACGCATTTTTTGGACGGCACTTTTGTGGTGCCCCGTTTTGTGCTCAAGGAGCTCCAGGCCGTTGCCGACAATCCCAGTCCGCTTAAGCGCAATCGCGGGCGGCGCGGATTGGAGATCCTCAATAAGCTGCGGCGCAGTGAATTTGCCGAAGTGAAGATCCATGACGAAGATTTCCCGGCGGTGGCCGAAGTGGATGCCAAGCTGGTCAAGTTGGCAAAAGTCTTGGATGCCAAGGTTTTGACCAATGATTACAATCTCAACAAAGTGGCCGAGCTTGAGAATGTAATTGTCCTCAATATCAACGAGCTGGCCAATGCGCTCAAGCCGGTGGTGTTGCCCGGAGAGAGTCTCGAAATCAAGCTGGTCAAAGAGGGGAAGGAGTACAATCAGGCGGTGGGCTATTTGAGCGACGGAACCATGGTCGTGGTTGAGAATAGCCGGAACTTGATTGGAAAGACGGTGAATACAATCGTGACCAGCGTATTGCAGACCTCTGCAGGGCGGATGATCTTTTCCAGGGTCGACGAAGGAAACGGCGGGGAAGGAAAAATTACGTAAAGTGGATGCCGTGGCTGTTGTCGTCGCAGCCGGCGAGAGCCGGCGCATGGCCTCCAGGGGGGACAAGCCTTTTCTCCCATTAGGGGGAAAGCCTTTGCTTTTGCATTGCCTCGAGACGCTCACTCGCGCTCCCTCGATTTCCCACTGTGTGCTCGTGTGCCGCTCCGGCCAACTGGAGACAGTTCGCAGGCAAATCCTGGATCTAATGCCGGATTCAGACAAGATTTGGCTTGTGCCCGGGGGGGCCATGCGTTCGGATTCGGTCTGGGAAGGACTGCAGGCCTTGCCCGGGAATCCGGCCTACGTTCTGATCCACGATGGAGCCCGGCCTTTGATTACGGTAGAATTTGTGGAAACCCTCTTGGCCGAGGCCCGTATCCGGAAGGCTGTGGTGCCTGGGTTGGCGGTCAAAGCCACCCTCAAGCAGGTGGATGAAAACGGCAGGGTGCTGGCCACCCTGGAGCGTTCCTCTTTAAGGGAGATCCAAACTCCGCAGGTCTTTGAGTGCTCCTTAATCCTGGATTGCCACCGGGCGGCACAGGAAAAGGGATTCAAGCCCACGGACGACGCGGCCCTGG
The nucleotide sequence above comes from Candidatus Omnitrophota bacterium. Encoded proteins:
- a CDS encoding MCE family protein → VYRIHAYFSSAGGVEVGAPVRVAGLQVGQIEDIVMLEGQEREEGMNIIMISRLKKGVRIPRNSKAYVNTLGLLGEKYLEIYPGLGEDYLQDSDILKGVNPVPMERMAEAGYKAVGEFQELVRSLNDVVGDPEVKMQIKGIIANGEELTENLNDAVVNFNEILLKVNRGEGSIGKLFLDDELHKEVVDFVKDLKAHPWKLLRKDVSDKSPDNKKDKYPSSNFNTR
- a CDS encoding PIN domain-containing protein, with the translated sequence MTVFILRLFFVVLSAFVGAQLTEVFDGPSDWVLKSIGAGIAVGVAVVAIIIEYSSKNISVRGLSAAVFGLLFGLIMAKLVTDAFYLVPLNDRFSAILNISVLLIFCYFGMVVAVRGRDEFKVVIPYVRFEQQNQVGQLIVLDTSVIIDGRVLDIAQTHFLDGTFVVPRFVLKELQAVADNPSPLKRNRGRRGLEILNKLRRSEFAEVKIHDEDFPAVAEVDAKLVKLAKVLDAKVLTNDYNLNKVAELENVIVLNINELANALKPVVLPGESLEIKLVKEGKEYNQAVGYLSDGTMVVVENSRNLIGKTVNTIVTSVLQTSAGRMIFSRVDEGNGGEGKIT
- the ispD gene encoding 2-C-methyl-D-erythritol 4-phosphate cytidylyltransferase — its product is MAVVVAAGESRRMASRGDKPFLPLGGKPLLLHCLETLTRAPSISHCVLVCRSGQLETVRRQILDLMPDSDKIWLVPGGAMRSDSVWEGLQALPGNPAYVLIHDGARPLITVEFVETLLAEARIRKAVVPGLAVKATLKQVDENGRVLATLERSSLREIQTPQVFECSLILDCHRAAQEKGFKPTDDAALVEAAGHPVYVVKGDPFNLKVTSPEDLPVAERYLAELQKRS